ATTTAGAAACAGCAAAAGATCTATCATTCTGGGCAATGCAAGGAGTATTGTTATTAAATACTATTTTAACAGTGGAGCATGGCAAAGCAATGTCTCACGCTAATAAAGGATGGGAGTTAATAACAGATACAATTATAAAATTAATCGCAACCAATAACTCACCAAAAGCATTTTTATTATGGGGTCTCGCTGCACAAAAAAAAACAAATCTAATTACAAATAACGTTCATCTAATATTAAAATCTAATCACCCATCTCCATTATCTGCTTATAGGAAACCATTTCCTTTTATAGGATGTAATCATTTTATAAAAACAAATGAGTGGCTGATTTCACAAAAAAGAAAACCAATCACATGGCTAATACCTAAAAAATGAAATATTACTGTTTGCTTTTACATAATTTTCATGATAAAGTGAACAGATTAGAGATAATGTCCAATCTAATATTTTTTGGAAATTATCAAACTTCGGTAGCTCTGAAAATATATAATATCTAAGTTTTACTTAAATATTATCATCGATTATCTGACCTCCTTTAGCCTTGTAAGTTATAAAATACACCGTAACGAACGGTTGATGGGTCGGCACGATATTGTTACCCTTTCAACTGTCAGTAAATAGTTTTGTTCACATCTATTTACTGATGTAACTATGTATTAGCAAGGAAAATAAATGTCTTTTGAAAATCTTGGTCTAAACGCAAATATACTAAATGCAATCAAAGCCACAGGGTTCGAATCACCTACACCAGTACAACAAGCAACAATTCCTAAAGCTATACTGAAACAAGATCTAGTTGTTTCAGCACAGACTGGTAGTGGCAAAACTGCTGCTTTCATGCTACCAATCTTACAGCATTTGTCAGAAAAGAAAGCTCAGAATACATCCATACAAGTATTAGTGCTAACTCCCACAAGAGAATTAGCTATGCAAATTACTAAAGCAGCCTCTGTTTATGGAAGTAATCTTCATTGGTTACGAGTAGCTACAATAGTTGGCGGCATGCCATATAAGGCTCAAATCAAAGCTTTATCCAAAAGAATTGATATTCTAGTAGCTACTCCTGGTAGATTGATTGACCAAATGCAATCTGGCAGAGTAGATTTGAAGAATGTCCATACCCTAGTTTTAGATGAAGCTGATAGAATGTTGGATATGGGATTTATAGATGATATACAAACGATAGTTGCTGAATTACCTAAAGAAAAACAAACAATGCTATTCTCCGCCACAATAGATAATAGCATTATGAATCTGGCTAAACAAATGATGAATAACCCAGAGAGAATTAGCCTAAATAACAATAAACAAAGTCATAATAATATTGAACAAAAATTAATTTATGTGGATGATTATAAGCATAAAATAAAAATTCTCCAGCATTTATTAGGCAATGAAAATCTTGACCAGGCAATCGTTTTCACTTCAACAAAGAGAGGTGCTGATGATTTATCTAACCATTTGTCAGATAATGGATTTGCTGTTGCTGCTCTTCATGGTGATATGAACCAAAGACAAAGAACAAGGACTCTATCACAGTTGCAAAAAAAACAATTGCAAATATTAATAGCTACTGATGTAGCTGCTAGAGGGATAGATATTCAAGGTATTAGCCATGCTATTAATTTTGACTTGCCAATGCAAGCGGAAGATTATGTTCATCGCATAGGTAGAACAGGCAGAGCTGGTCGCAATGGGGAAGCCCTGACTCTTGCATCACATTCAGAAAAACATAAGGTTCGAAGAATAGAAAACTACATCGGCAAAAATATTAATATAG
The sequence above is drawn from the Candidatus Kinetoplastibacterium crithidii (ex Angomonas deanei ATCC 30255) genome and encodes:
- a CDS encoding uracil-DNA glycosylase, coding for MSNKLIKKTLYKDFNNLNPIWKNCFLQNKLEQSFKEIFSYVESEIDKGVTIYPANPFRSLYNIKNLSEINVVILGQDPYHNEGQADGLAFSVPANCTIPPSLRNINKELKQEYNNDLETAKDLSFWAMQGVLLLNTILTVEHGKAMSHANKGWELITDTIIKLIATNNSPKAFLLWGLAAQKKTNLITNNVHLILKSNHPSPLSAYRKPFPFIGCNHFIKTNEWLISQKRKPITWLIPKK
- a CDS encoding DEAD/DEAH box helicase, whose protein sequence is MSFENLGLNANILNAIKATGFESPTPVQQATIPKAILKQDLVVSAQTGSGKTAAFMLPILQHLSEKKAQNTSIQVLVLTPTRELAMQITKAASVYGSNLHWLRVATIVGGMPYKAQIKALSKRIDILVATPGRLIDQMQSGRVDLKNVHTLVLDEADRMLDMGFIDDIQTIVAELPKEKQTMLFSATIDNSIMNLAKQMMNNPERISLNNNKQSHNNIEQKLIYVDDYKHKIKILQHLLGNENLDQAIVFTSTKRGADDLSNHLSDNGFAVAALHGDMNQRQRTRTLSQLQKKQLQILIATDVAARGIDIQGISHAINFDLPMQAEDYVHRIGRTGRAGRNGEALTLASHSEKHKVRRIENYIGKNINIEVIIGLESTNTFKKNIKESKPRSYSYKTDNNKKTRSYSNKTAKPSFSDRAREDRLSTSKTNNDNKKRSGINFTKKTSSSPKVVRNKGFAPYREHSNNL